A part of Streptomyces sp. DSM 40750 genomic DNA contains:
- a CDS encoding aldo/keto reductase — protein MRTTTLGPDGPEVGVVGLGCMGMSFGYDQATPRDEAEMVSVIHQALDLGMTLLDTSDVYGPLTNEQLLGRALAKGHRERAVLATKVGALTRNAQGNPVPGLNNRPEHIRCSIDESLRRLGTDHVDLYYLHRVDPDVPIEESVGALAEAVTAGKAGAIGLSEVSVEQIKRAQSVHPVTAVQSELSLWTRDWMTEVLPYCQEQGIAFVPYSPLGKGFLTGRFTSFDDLPQDDFRRGLARFQQDALRVNFALAEKVRELADRIGATPAQVALAWVLAQGEYVVPIPGTKTPKYLLDNAGAADVRLSAEDLAELDALPTPQGGRYY, from the coding sequence ATGCGCACCACCACACTCGGCCCCGACGGACCCGAGGTCGGCGTCGTCGGCCTGGGCTGCATGGGCATGAGCTTCGGCTATGACCAGGCGACCCCGCGCGACGAGGCCGAGATGGTCTCGGTGATCCACCAGGCCCTCGACCTGGGGATGACGCTTCTGGACACCTCCGACGTGTACGGCCCCCTCACCAACGAGCAGTTGCTCGGCCGGGCCCTTGCCAAGGGCCACCGGGAACGAGCGGTCCTGGCCACCAAGGTCGGCGCCCTCACCCGTAACGCCCAGGGGAATCCCGTACCCGGCCTGAACAACCGCCCGGAGCACATCCGCTGCTCGATCGACGAGAGCCTCCGGCGTCTGGGCACGGACCACGTCGACCTCTACTACCTGCACCGCGTCGACCCCGATGTGCCGATCGAGGAGAGTGTCGGCGCGCTGGCGGAGGCCGTGACGGCGGGCAAGGCCGGGGCGATCGGTCTGTCCGAGGTGAGTGTCGAGCAGATCAAGCGGGCCCAGTCCGTCCACCCGGTCACGGCGGTGCAGTCCGAACTGTCGCTGTGGACACGCGACTGGATGACCGAGGTGCTGCCGTACTGCCAGGAGCAGGGCATCGCCTTCGTGCCGTACTCGCCGCTCGGCAAGGGCTTCCTCACCGGCCGGTTCACCTCCTTCGACGACCTGCCGCAGGACGACTTCCGACGCGGACTGGCCCGCTTCCAGCAGGACGCTCTGCGCGTCAACTTCGCCCTCGCCGAGAAGGTCCGCGAGCTCGCCGACCGCATCGGTGCCACTCCTGCTCAGGTGGCGCTGGCGTGGGTGCTGGCCCAGGGCGAGTACGTCGTCCCGATCCCCGGCACCAAGACCCCCAAGTACCTGCTGGACAACGCCGGCGCGGCCGACGTGCGGCTCAGCGCCGAAGACCTCGCCGAACTCGACGCCCTGCCCACCCCGCAGGGCGGCCGCTACTACTGA
- a CDS encoding aldo/keto reductase, translating to MKHIKLGDLDVSRIGLGTMTMSGVYLSPGETPDDTESIRAIHRALDLGVTLLDTAEAYGPFVNEELVGRALKDRRDQVVLSTKFGMYSHTSGGMGHIDGTPANLRTALEGSLKRLGTDHIDLYYQHRVDPNTPVEETIGALADLVTEGKIRHIGLSEAAPESIRRAHAVHPIAALQSEYSLWTRDVEAEILPLLRELGIGLVPWSPLGHGFLTGKIRATEHFEANDWRANNPRFTEENLRRNLRIVEEVEAVAAEVDATPAQVALAWLLAQGDDIAPIPGTKRVSRVEENTAADAVVLTAEQLTRLNNLAPAAGDRLHEAGMRLVNR from the coding sequence ATGAAGCACATCAAGCTGGGGGACCTGGACGTCTCCCGTATCGGCCTGGGCACCATGACGATGTCCGGCGTCTACCTCAGCCCCGGGGAGACCCCGGACGACACCGAGTCCATCCGGGCGATCCACCGGGCGCTCGACCTCGGCGTCACCCTGCTCGACACCGCGGAGGCCTACGGTCCCTTCGTCAACGAAGAACTCGTCGGCCGGGCCCTCAAGGACCGCCGCGACCAGGTCGTCCTGTCGACGAAGTTCGGCATGTACTCACACACCAGTGGCGGCATGGGCCACATCGACGGCACCCCGGCCAACCTCCGCACCGCGCTCGAAGGCTCCCTCAAGCGGCTCGGCACGGATCACATCGACCTCTACTACCAGCACCGCGTCGATCCCAACACGCCCGTCGAGGAGACCATCGGCGCCCTCGCCGACCTGGTCACCGAGGGCAAGATCCGCCACATCGGCCTGTCCGAGGCGGCGCCCGAGTCGATCCGCCGCGCCCACGCCGTGCACCCGATCGCCGCACTGCAGTCGGAGTACTCGCTGTGGACGCGGGACGTGGAGGCGGAGATCCTGCCGCTGCTGCGGGAGCTGGGCATCGGCCTGGTGCCCTGGTCGCCGCTGGGCCACGGCTTCCTCACCGGCAAGATCCGCGCCACCGAGCACTTCGAGGCGAACGACTGGCGGGCGAACAACCCCCGCTTCACGGAGGAGAACCTCAGGCGCAACCTGCGCATCGTCGAGGAGGTCGAGGCCGTCGCCGCCGAGGTCGACGCCACCCCCGCGCAGGTGGCCCTGGCCTGGCTGCTGGCCCAGGGCGACGACATCGCCCCGATCCCCGGTACCAAGCGCGTCTCACGCGTCGAGGAGAACACCGCCGCCGACGCCGTCGTGCTGACAGCCGAGCAGCTCACCCGCCTGAACAACCTCGCCCCCGCCGCCGGCGACCGCCTCCACGAGGCGGGCATGCGGCTGGTCAACCGCTGA